The Gammaproteobacteria bacterium DNA window CCTTGCTGGTCGAAAAGGGTTTCGAAAAGCATGTCGACAAAGTCCTGGTCGTACAGGCTCCGGAGGCGTCGCGGCTGGCGCGACTTGTCGAACGCGATGATGTCAGCGAGCAACAGGCTCGTGCAGCCATGCGCAGCCAGGCCACCGACGAGCAGCGTGCCGCCGTCGCAGATCACGTGATCGTGAATGATGGCAGCCTGCAGGAGCTGGCAGCGGCGGTGAAAACCGTGGACGAAACATTTCACGGCATTGCCCTTGCGAACGGGACTGCGTCAGAATAAGCCGATGGCCACCGACTGGATAAACTACGAACTCCCCTTGAACGAACGCGTTCGGGCTTTCATGCGCCTCGAGCACCTGTTCGATCGCTTTGCCCGTCACAGCCGCGGCGAAGATCCCTGGGACAGTCGCGCAGCCATCAACGCGTTGCTCGAGGCGATGGGTATCCTCGGCAGGGGTGACCTGCGCAGCGAGATCCTGAAGGAGATGGACAAGCAACGCCAGACCTTGTCGAGGCTCAAGAACCGGCAAGGCATCGACGACGAGCGACTGGAGTCGATCCTGGTCTCCCTGGAAAAGCTGAAACAGCGGCTGGACGACTCTCCGGCCCAGGTCGACAAGGCGTTGAAGGAAAACGATTTCCTGTCCGCCATCAAGCAACGCAATACCATCCCGGGCGGAACCTGCGGTTTTGACATCCCTTCCCTGCAGAACTGGCTGTTGTCGCCAGTCGCAAAGCGC harbors:
- the zapD gene encoding cell division protein ZapD; this encodes MATDWINYELPLNERVRAFMRLEHLFDRFARHSRGEDPWDSRAAINALLEAMGILGRGDLRSEILKEMDKQRQTLSRLKNRQGIDDERLESILVSLEKLKQRLDDSPAQVDKALKENDFLSAIKQRNTIPGGTCGFDIPSLQNWLLSPVAKRHADLESWHAGLDAMERCIRLVLMLLRESDSPRNEVAEKGYFQSTLDSQGSYQLIRVQIPADAGLFPEISGGKHRFTIRFLTQPDTDVRPKQVDHDVNFRLLCCQL